In the Nitrospirota bacterium genome, CCACGACCAAGTCCACACTCGCCCCCACCGCGAAAACGCCTAAACCAAAAACGTCCTTGGCACGGGTCCAAGCCTCTCTCAACCGGGAGCGGGCGGCCCGAAAGCGTGAAACCCTCAAACGGCACGAGGCCGAACAGGCCCTTGTCCTTGCAACAGAAGCGGCGGAAGTCGCCAGCCACGCCAAGAACGAGTTCCTCGCCAGCGTGAGTCATGAGATCCGGACACCGATGAACGCGATTATCGGTATGGCCGATTTGTTATGGGAAACAGACCTCACCCCCGATCAGCGGAAGTATTTGCGAATTTTCCGCCGAGCCGGCGGCAACCTCCTAAATCTAATCAACGACATTCTCGATCTCTCGAAAGTCGAAGTCGGCCGTCTAGAATTGGAATTGATCGACTTCGATTTGAGTGATTTGATTGAAAAGGCCATCGAAATACTTGCCATGCGGGCCAATGAAAAAGGCCTCGAACTGGCCTGTCATCTGTCGCCTACCGTTCCCTGCGCCTTGATCGGAGACCCCCACCGGCTCCACCAGATACTCCTCAACCTCATCGGCAACGCGATCAAATTCACCGACAGCGGGTCTATCACCATGCGGGTCCTACAAGACCCTGATTCCCCCATGCCTGGAGCGATTCGTTTCTCTGTCAGCGATACCGGCATTGGCATTCCCTCCGACAAACTCGATGGCATTTTTGAGAGCTTCACCCAAGGCCATGCCTCCATGACGCGTAAGTATGGAGGCACCGGGTTAGGCCTCACCATTTCGAAGCAGTTAGCTGAACTCATGAACGGACGCATCTGGGTCGACAGTACCCTTGGGCAGGGCAGCACGTTCCATTGCTCTGTGCAGTTAGCGGTGCAATCCAGTCCTCTGCCCACACAGGAGGAGGTTCTCGTCAATCTTCAGGGGATCAGAACCCTTGTGGTGGATGACCATGCCACCAACCGCCTGATCCTTCGCGAAATCCTGGCTGCCTTGGGAGCAGAGGTGACAGATGTTGCGTCTGGCCGCGACGCTATCGCTGAATGGCAGCGCGTCTCTACGTCGGCACGCCCCTACCAGCTCTTGCTTCTCGACTGTCGCATGCCGGAGATGGACGGATTCCAGGTCGCTGAAACCATCCGGCAGGCCAGCCCTTCACGTGACCTGACGATTGTCATGCTGGCCTCTCACCATTGGGCCGACGACATTGCCCGCACCTATGACATGGGACTCGGCGGCTATTTGATCAAACCCATTAGAAAATCGGATCTGCTGCAGACCGTCAGCATCGCCCTCGACCGTGCTGCGGGTATCCCACATACCACTGGTTCAGCACCCCCGACCTCCTCACCTTCGGTCGAAATCAGAGGGCTTCGTATCTTATTGGCCGAAGATTCCCCTGACAATCAAGTACTCGTCCGCTCCTATTTGAAGCAGACGCCCTATCGCCTCGACATCGCGGATCACGGAGCCATCGCGTTTGATCTATTCAAAAATGGCCATTACGATCTGATCCTCATGGACATACAGATGCCGGTCATGGACGGCTATGACGCCACCAAGGCCATCAGGGCCTGGGAGCGGGAGCATGATCTCCCTCCGACACAGATCATTGCCTTAACCGCACTAGCTCTGAAAGAAGACGGGATCAAGATTCTCGACGCCGGCTGTAATGCCCACATGACCAAACCCATCAAGAAGCACACGCTCCTAGAAGTGCTCCAGGCTTGTAAAGGACGCTGCACCTCATGACAAGGGGACAGAACGAACGCGCAGAGGGACCCATTACCGTGCAGATCGACGAGGGACTCAAAGAGATTGTGCCAGGCTTTCTAGCAAATCGTCGACGTGACGTGCAGACCCTCGAACGTGCGTTGAAAGAGAATGACCTGCCCGCGATTCATCTGATCGGTCATCGCCTGAAGGGGGATGGAGGAGGATACGGGTTCGACGCCATCAGTGTCATCGGAGGCATCCTGGAGCAAGCGGCAGCACGAGAAGACCGTGATGTAATCCAACGACAGATCGCCGAACTTGTCGACTACCTCGCCCGCGTGACAGTGGTGTATCGGACGTAAGAGGAAAGAGGAACAAACGACACAGCTAGCTTGGTTTGGTGGAGGGCAGGGGAATTGAACCCCCGACCCCTACGTTGCGAACGTAGTGCTCTCCCAACTGAGCTAGCCCCCCACGCAACCAACCGACAACCGGCGAGACGAACGCCTCACCAATCGACGCATTATACACAACCATTCCTTGAGACTCTACCGGAAGTTCGTTCCACGACGGAGTTAGAATGGGCCGATCACCGCATCGCCGACCGGCTTCCCCTGCTCGATCAACACACGGCGCCCCTCAACCAGCAATCGCCCTTCGGCGAAGAGCTGAACCGCTCGCGGGTAGAGCTTGTGTTCCTGGACAAGAATCCGAGCCGCCAAGGTGTCGGAGCTATCCTCGTCGAGAATCGGCACCGCCGCCTGCAGAATGATCGGTCCTTCGTCCACACCTTCCGTCACAAAGTGCACGGTACATCCAGCAAGCTTACAGCCCCACTCGATCGCTTTCTTCTGCACATCCAACCCCGGGAACGAGGGCAACAGCGACGGATGGATATTCATCATGCGGTTGGCGAAGGCCTCCACCAAAACTTTGGTCACGATCTTCATATACCCGGCTAGTAGTACCAACTCCACGTCGTGCTGCCTGAGCACATCGAGGAGCGCGA is a window encoding:
- a CDS encoding response regulator; this translates as MPRTTTKSTLAPTAKTPKPKTSLARVQASLNRERAARKRETLKRHEAEQALVLATEAAEVASHAKNEFLASVSHEIRTPMNAIIGMADLLWETDLTPDQRKYLRIFRRAGGNLLNLINDILDLSKVEVGRLELELIDFDLSDLIEKAIEILAMRANEKGLELACHLSPTVPCALIGDPHRLHQILLNLIGNAIKFTDSGSITMRVLQDPDSPMPGAIRFSVSDTGIGIPSDKLDGIFESFTQGHASMTRKYGGTGLGLTISKQLAELMNGRIWVDSTLGQGSTFHCSVQLAVQSSPLPTQEEVLVNLQGIRTLVVDDHATNRLILREILAALGAEVTDVASGRDAIAEWQRVSTSARPYQLLLLDCRMPEMDGFQVAETIRQASPSRDLTIVMLASHHWADDIARTYDMGLGGYLIKPIRKSDLLQTVSIALDRAAGIPHTTGSAPPTSSPSVEIRGLRILLAEDSPDNQVLVRSYLKQTPYRLDIADHGAIAFDLFKNGHYDLILMDIQMPVMDGYDATKAIRAWEREHDLPPTQIIALTALALKEDGIKILDAGCNAHMTKPIKKHTLLEVLQACKGRCTS
- a CDS encoding Hpt domain-containing protein; its protein translation is MTRGQNERAEGPITVQIDEGLKEIVPGFLANRRRDVQTLERALKENDLPAIHLIGHRLKGDGGGYGFDAISVIGGILEQAAAREDRDVIQRQIAELVDYLARVTVVYRT
- the purN gene encoding phosphoribosylglycinamide formyltransferase codes for the protein MSTKRTDALRVAVLASGRGSNLQAVIDAIEAGTVQARIVAVISNKKDSPALERASRHGLSGLFIDPKPYAGRPDSREAYDLALLDVLRQHDVELVLLAGYMKIVTKVLVEAFANRMMNIHPSLLPSFPGLDVQKKAIEWGCKLAGCTVHFVTEGVDEGPIILQAAVPILDEDSSDTLAARILVQEHKLYPRAVQLFAEGRLLVEGRRVLIEQGKPVGDAVIGPF